A part of Aegilops tauschii subsp. strangulata cultivar AL8/78 chromosome 2, Aet v6.0, whole genome shotgun sequence genomic DNA contains:
- the LOC109746931 gene encoding WUSCHEL-related homeobox 4 yields MRVHHLHAPSYLEKAASASPSPATAPSTSPPSALFPFGAFQCLRPLAPKISLPDQPKKLVAPPDVLGRVRNATKLLSCTVRNHTVQVPVGGTTRWNPSAEQIKVLEALYRGGMRTPNSAQIERITEELGRHGRIEGKNVFYWFQNHKARERQKQKRAALLTLSTLDSSSLPATATKDGAGDKKEDCDEATNSCKRRCMKWSAGHGDAAAEVAAPDGCTDNVTLELFPLRPQGKAA; encoded by the exons ATGAGGGTTCACCATTTGCATGCGCCGTCCTACCTGGAGAAAGCGGCCTCGGCGTCTCCGTCTCCGGCTACTGCACCGTCCACCTCTCCTCCCTCGGCCTTGTTCCCTTTCGGCGCCTTCCAATGCCTCCGGCCGCTGGCGCCCAAGATCTCCCTCCCGGACCAGCCGAAGAAGCTCGTCGCGCCGCCCGACGTCCTCGGCCGCGTCAGGAACGCCACCAAGCTGCTCAGCTGCACCGTCAGAAACCATACA GTGCAAGTGCCGGTGGGAGGGACGACGCGGTGGAACCCGTCGGCGGAGCAGATCAAGGTGCTGGAGGCTCTGTACCGCGGCGGGATGCGCACCCCGAACTCGGCCCAGATCGAGCGCATCacggaggagctcggccggcacGGCCGGATCGAAGGCAAGAACGTCTTCTACTGGTTCCAGAACCACAAGGCACGGGAGCGGCAGAAGCAGAAGCGCGCCGCCCTCCTCACCCTCAGCACCCTCGACTCTTCCTCCCTGCCTGCAACGGCGACCAAG GATGGAGCCGGTGATAAGAAGGAAGATTGCGATGAGGCGACGAACAGCTGCAAACGGCGGTGCATGAAATGGAGTGCCGGCCATGGCGACGCGGCGGCGGAGGTGGCCGCCCCCGACGGCTGCACGGATAACGTCACCCTGGAGCTCTTCCCGTTGCGTCCACAGGGGAAAGCTGCGTAG